A single window of Neisseria chenwenguii DNA harbors:
- a CDS encoding UvrD-helicase domain-containing protein has product MFPQSSESPSALLQGLNPEQLAAVTWPPQSALVLAGAGSGKTRVLTTRIAWLLQTQQAGVHSIMAVTFTNKAAKEMQMRLGAMVPVNVRAMWLGTFHGLCHRFLRLHHRDAGLSSAFQILDSGDQLALVKRMLKALNIAEEIIAPRSLQGFINAQKENGLRASALHAPDPHTHRMIECYAEYDKICQREGVVDFAELMLRSYELLQSNETLRLHYQNRFNHILVDEFQDTNKLQYAWLKLMAGDSAAVFAVGDDDQSIYRFRGAHVGNMTALMREFQIEAPIKLEQNYRSVGNILAAANAVIENNDERLGKNLRTDAEAGEKIRFLSAPSDFDEAQFVIDEAKSLQREGWPLNETAVLYRSNAQSRVIEQALFRAGVPYKIYGGLRFYERQEIKHALAYLRLAVNPDDDNAFLRVINVPPRGIGARTVENLQTASGEQGVSLWQAACNAGAKATKVAAFVRLIESFRNQIGQLNLAEIMVGIVKDSGLIEFYQTQKGDNQDRLDNLDELINAAVEFKPEESNFEILPENAAADPAFPVLAFLSNAALESGENQAGEGEEAVQLMTVHASKGLEFNAVFLTGMEEGRFPSEMSLAERGGLEEERRLMYVAITRARKRLYITMAQQRMLHGQTQFGIVSRFVEEIPPEVLHYLSPKKQSFDSFGFDTPKPRRTDIRAAETYQADKTYGGFRIGQNVRHAKFGTGVIIEAVDKGESARLTINFGKQGVKELDTKFAKLEAV; this is encoded by the coding sequence CCCGAACAGCTTGCCGCCGTGACCTGGCCGCCGCAGTCGGCGCTGGTGTTGGCGGGGGCGGGCAGCGGCAAGACGCGGGTGCTGACGACGCGGATTGCGTGGCTGTTGCAGACGCAGCAGGCGGGTGTGCACAGCATTATGGCGGTTACGTTTACCAACAAAGCGGCCAAAGAGATGCAGATGCGGCTGGGCGCGATGGTGCCGGTGAACGTGCGCGCGATGTGGCTGGGTACGTTTCACGGCCTCTGCCACCGTTTTCTGCGCCTGCACCACCGCGATGCGGGCTTGTCTTCGGCGTTTCAAATCCTCGACAGCGGCGACCAGCTTGCTTTGGTCAAACGGATGCTCAAGGCGTTGAACATCGCCGAAGAAATCATCGCTCCGCGCAGTTTGCAGGGCTTTATCAACGCGCAGAAAGAAAACGGCCTGCGCGCTTCCGCCCTGCACGCGCCCGACCCGCACACGCATCGGATGATCGAATGTTACGCGGAATACGACAAAATCTGCCAACGCGAAGGCGTGGTGGATTTTGCCGAACTGATGCTGCGCAGTTACGAGCTGCTGCAAAGCAACGAAACGCTGCGCCTGCATTACCAAAACCGTTTCAATCATATCCTGGTCGATGAATTTCAAGACACCAACAAGCTGCAATACGCTTGGCTGAAGCTGATGGCGGGCGATTCGGCGGCGGTGTTTGCGGTGGGCGACGACGACCAGAGCATTTACCGTTTCCGTGGTGCGCACGTCGGCAATATGACCGCGCTGATGCGCGAATTTCAGATTGAGGCGCCGATTAAATTGGAACAGAACTACCGTTCCGTCGGCAATATCCTCGCCGCTGCCAACGCCGTGATTGAAAACAACGACGAGCGTTTGGGCAAAAACCTGCGCACCGATGCCGAAGCGGGCGAGAAAATCCGTTTCCTTTCCGCTCCCAGCGATTTCGACGAAGCGCAGTTTGTCATCGACGAGGCCAAATCGCTGCAACGCGAGGGCTGGCCGCTCAACGAAACGGCCGTACTCTACCGCAGCAACGCCCAGTCACGCGTGATTGAGCAGGCACTTTTCCGCGCAGGCGTGCCGTATAAAATCTACGGCGGTTTGCGTTTTTACGAGCGTCAGGAAATCAAACACGCGCTGGCCTACCTGCGCCTCGCCGTCAATCCCGACGACGACAACGCCTTTTTGCGCGTCATTAATGTGCCCCCGCGCGGCATCGGCGCGCGTACGGTGGAAAATCTTCAGACGGCCTCGGGCGAGCAGGGCGTTTCTTTGTGGCAGGCCGCCTGCAACGCGGGTGCGAAAGCGACAAAAGTCGCCGCATTCGTGCGTCTGATTGAAAGTTTCCGAAACCAAATCGGCCAGCTCAACCTCGCCGAAATCATGGTCGGCATCGTGAAAGACAGCGGTTTGATTGAGTTTTACCAAACCCAGAAAGGCGACAACCAAGACCGTTTGGACAACTTGGACGAACTTATCAACGCCGCCGTCGAGTTCAAACCCGAAGAAAGCAATTTTGAAATCTTGCCCGAAAACGCCGCCGCCGACCCTGCGTTTCCCGTGTTGGCCTTTTTAAGCAACGCCGCGCTGGAATCAGGCGAAAATCAGGCGGGCGAAGGCGAAGAAGCCGTCCAGCTCATGACCGTACACGCTTCAAAAGGCTTGGAATTCAACGCCGTATTCCTCACCGGCATGGAAGAAGGCAGATTCCCCAGCGAAATGAGCCTCGCCGAACGCGGCGGCCTTGAAGAAGAACGCCGCCTGATGTACGTCGCCATCACCCGTGCCCGCAAACGCCTCTACATCACCATGGCGCAACAGCGGATGCTGCACGGGCAAACCCAGTTCGGCATCGTTTCCCGCTTCGTCGAAGAAATCCCGCCCGAAGTTTTGCACTATCTTTCCCCGAAAAAACAATCATTTGACAGCTTCGGCTTCGATACGCCCAAACCTCGCCGCACCGACATCCGCGCCGCCGAAACCTATCAGGCCGACAAAACCTACGGCGGTTTCCGCATCGGCCAAAACGTCCGCCACGCCAAATTCGGCACGGGCGTGATTATCGAGGCTGTCGATAAAGGCGAATCCGCACGGCTGACGATTAATTTCGGCAAACAGGGCGTGAAGGAATTGGATACGAAGTTTGCGAAGTTGGAGGCTGTCTGA
- a CDS encoding type II toxin-antitoxin system RelE/ParE family toxin produces MIKSFTHKGLEKFFLTGSKSGIQAAHAAKLARILAVLDELSAIEQLNGLWRCHQLEGGRYPQWSLTVSGNWRITFELQNGDVHIVNYEDCH; encoded by the coding sequence ATGATTAAAAGTTTTACCCATAAAGGTTTGGAAAAATTTTTCCTGACGGGCAGCAAATCAGGCATTCAGGCTGCCCATGCCGCCAAACTTGCCCGTATTCTGGCTGTTTTGGACGAGCTTTCCGCCATCGAACAGCTCAACGGACTGTGGCGCTGCCACCAACTCGAAGGCGGCCGCTATCCGCAATGGTCGCTGACGGTTTCGGGTAACTGGCGCATCACGTTTGAATTGCAAAACGGCGATGTCCATATCGTCAATTACGAAGACTGCCACTAG
- a CDS encoding HigA family addiction module antitoxin, with the protein MRMHNPPPPCDILREDVLPGLGMTVTAFAEHLGYTREALSRTLNGKTPITPQLALRLEQAGISTAEMWLNLQAKYDLWQLRKQPQAVTVKPLNFQTASMH; encoded by the coding sequence ATGCGTATGCACAATCCGCCCCCGCCCTGCGACATTCTGCGCGAAGATGTTCTGCCCGGACTGGGTATGACCGTTACCGCATTTGCCGAACATCTGGGCTATACCCGCGAAGCCCTCAGCCGCACGCTTAACGGCAAAACGCCGATTACGCCGCAACTGGCGCTGCGTTTGGAACAGGCGGGCATCAGTACCGCCGAAATGTGGCTCAACCTCCAAGCAAAATATGATTTGTGGCAGCTGCGCAAACAGCCGCAAGCCGTTACCGTCAAGCCGCTGAATTTTCAGACGGCCTCAATGCACTAG
- a CDS encoding mechanosensitive ion channel family protein, whose protein sequence is MFDTLQKWLENLPVSAEVIESVLMIAAVLALRGIFLGAYFRSHPELEIEEKRRSVVFSRNLTLVVTLMGLAMVWAAQIQTLALSMFAVAAAFVLATKELIMCVSGSILRLATKQYSVGDYIEINGLRGRVVDINLLNTLMMQLGPHPSVGQLSGQTVSFPNSLLLSHPVRRDNILGSYVIHTVEIPVPVHLDSDAVVNALKAVLNPLCLPYVEEIARHLEAVQAEKLFITPAAQPRITRVPHDDKVYHVVVRFASPVYRRLEIQQAVLDEFMRVQYRLLNALSPA, encoded by the coding sequence ATGTTCGACACCCTGCAAAAATGGCTTGAAAACCTGCCCGTCAGCGCGGAAGTCATCGAATCGGTTTTGATGATTGCCGCGGTTTTGGCTTTGCGCGGGATTTTTTTGGGTGCGTATTTCCGCAGCCATCCCGAGCTTGAAATTGAGGAAAAACGCCGCTCGGTGGTGTTCAGCCGCAATCTGACGCTGGTGGTGACGCTGATGGGGCTGGCGATGGTGTGGGCGGCGCAGATTCAGACGCTGGCGCTGTCGATGTTTGCCGTTGCGGCAGCTTTCGTGCTGGCGACGAAAGAGCTGATTATGTGTGTGTCGGGCAGTATCCTGCGGCTGGCGACCAAGCAGTATTCGGTGGGCGATTATATTGAAATCAACGGCTTGCGCGGGCGGGTGGTCGATATTAATCTTTTAAACACGCTGATGATGCAGCTCGGGCCGCATCCTTCTGTCGGGCAGCTGTCGGGGCAGACGGTGTCGTTTCCCAACAGCCTGCTGCTGAGCCATCCCGTGCGCCGTGACAATATTTTGGGGTCGTACGTGATTCATACGGTGGAAATTCCCGTGCCGGTTCATTTGGATTCCGACGCAGTTGTGAATGCGCTCAAAGCGGTGCTCAATCCGCTTTGCCTGCCTTATGTCGAGGAAATCGCGCGCCATCTCGAGGCGGTGCAGGCTGAAAAACTGTTTATCACGCCCGCCGCGCAGCCGCGCATTACCCGCGTTCCGCATGACGACAAGGTTTATCATGTGGTCGTGCGCTTCGCTTCGCCCGTGTACCGCCGTTTGGAAATCCAGCAGGCGGTGTTGGACGAATTTATGCGCGTGCAGTACCGGTTGTTGAACGCGCTGTCGCCGGCTTAG
- a CDS encoding M3 family metallopeptidase: MSDNILLNLGDEPRFNEIQTADIKPVVQTAITEAREAVAAVKAQSEITWANTVERLTDITERVGRIWGVVAHLNSVVNTPELRAVYNELMPEVTVFFTEIGQDIALYERFKTIKQSAEFDKLTSAQQTKLAHDLRDFVLSGAELPSEKQAELAALQTEGAQLGAQFSQNVLDATDAFALYFDSADALEGIPEDSLAMFAAAAEAEGKTGYKVGLQMPHYLAVMQYADNRELREQIYRAYTTRASELSNDGKFDNTANITRTLEISLQAAQLLGFANYAELSLSTKMADTPEQVLAFLHNLAARAKPFAEKDLAEVKAFAADKLGLAEPQPWDLTYAGEKLREAKYAFSETEVKKYFPVGKVLAGLFSQINKLYGVNFIEKTVPAWHKDVRYFELEKDNRLIGGVYMDLYARKGKRGGAWMNDYKGRRRILSGENAGQLQTPTAYLVCNFTPPVAGREARLNHDEIITLFHETGHSLHHLLTQVEELGVSGINGVEWDAVELPSQFMENFVWEYDVLAGMSAHEESGGTLPRALFDKMVAAKNYQRGMFMVRQMEFALFDMLIHSECDAGRLKNWQQVLDDVRREVAVIRPPEYNRFAQSFGHIFAGGYSAGYYSYAWAEVLSADAYAAFEESNDVKATGQKFWQEILAVGGSRSAAESFKAFRGREPSIDALLRHSGFDNAA; this comes from the coding sequence ATGAGCGACAACATCCTCCTCAACCTCGGCGACGAGCCGCGTTTCAACGAGATTCAGACCGCCGACATCAAGCCTGTAGTGCAGACTGCCATTACCGAAGCGCGCGAAGCGGTTGCCGCGGTCAAAGCCCAAAGCGAGATCACTTGGGCGAACACGGTCGAGCGCCTGACCGACATTACCGAGCGCGTCGGCCGCATTTGGGGCGTGGTGGCGCATTTGAATTCCGTTGTTAATACGCCCGAACTGCGCGCCGTTTATAACGAGCTGATGCCCGAAGTTACCGTATTTTTCACCGAAATCGGCCAAGATATTGCGCTTTACGAGCGTTTCAAAACGATTAAGCAGTCCGCCGAATTCGACAAACTCACGAGCGCGCAGCAGACCAAACTCGCCCACGATTTGCGCGATTTCGTTTTGAGCGGCGCGGAACTGCCGTCTGAAAAACAGGCCGAACTGGCGGCGCTGCAAACCGAAGGCGCGCAGCTTGGCGCGCAGTTTTCGCAAAACGTGTTGGACGCCACCGATGCGTTTGCGCTCTATTTCGACAGCGCCGACGCGCTCGAGGGCATTCCCGAAGATTCGCTGGCGATGTTTGCTGCCGCCGCCGAAGCAGAGGGCAAAACCGGCTACAAAGTCGGCTTGCAGATGCCGCATTATCTGGCCGTGATGCAGTATGCCGACAACCGCGAATTGCGCGAACAGATTTACCGCGCCTACACGACCCGCGCCAGCGAATTGAGCAACGACGGCAAATTCGACAACACCGCCAATATCACGCGCACGCTGGAAATTTCGCTGCAAGCCGCGCAGTTGCTGGGTTTTGCAAACTATGCCGAATTGTCGTTGTCCACCAAAATGGCCGACACGCCCGAGCAGGTTTTGGCCTTTCTGCACAACCTCGCCGCCCGCGCCAAACCGTTTGCCGAAAAAGATTTGGCCGAAGTCAAAGCCTTTGCCGCCGACAAACTCGGTCTGGCCGAACCGCAGCCGTGGGATTTGACTTACGCCGGCGAGAAACTGCGCGAAGCCAAATACGCCTTCAGCGAAACCGAAGTGAAAAAATATTTCCCCGTCGGCAAAGTGTTGGCAGGATTATTCAGCCAAATCAATAAATTATACGGCGTGAACTTCATCGAAAAAACCGTGCCCGCGTGGCATAAAGACGTGCGCTATTTCGAGCTCGAAAAAGACAACCGCCTCATCGGCGGCGTTTACATGGATCTGTACGCCCGCAAAGGCAAGCGCGGCGGCGCGTGGATGAACGACTACAAAGGCCGCCGCCGTATCCTCAGCGGCGAAAACGCCGGACAGCTTCAAACCCCGACCGCCTACCTCGTCTGCAACTTTACCCCGCCCGTCGCCGGCCGCGAAGCGCGCCTGAACCACGACGAAATCATCACGCTCTTCCACGAAACCGGCCACAGCCTGCACCACTTGCTCACCCAAGTCGAAGAACTCGGCGTTTCCGGCATCAACGGCGTCGAATGGGATGCGGTCGAACTGCCCAGCCAGTTTATGGAAAATTTCGTTTGGGAATACGACGTTTTGGCCGGAATGTCGGCGCACGAAGAAAGCGGCGGAACGCTGCCGCGTGCGCTGTTCGACAAAATGGTTGCCGCTAAAAACTACCAGCGCGGCATGTTTATGGTGCGCCAGATGGAATTTGCGCTGTTTGATATGCTGATCCACAGTGAGTGCGACGCAGGCCGTCTGAAGAACTGGCAGCAGGTTTTGGACGATGTGCGCCGCGAAGTCGCTGTCATCCGCCCGCCCGAATACAACCGCTTCGCCCAAAGTTTCGGCCACATCTTCGCCGGCGGCTACTCAGCAGGCTATTACAGCTACGCCTGGGCGGAAGTCTTGAGTGCAGACGCCTACGCCGCCTTTGAAGAAAGCAACGACGTCAAAGCCACCGGCCAGAAATTCTGGCAGGAAATCCTCGCCGTCGGCGGCAGCCGCAGCGCCGCCGAATCATTCAAAGCCTTCCGCGGCCGCGAACCGAGCATAGACGCGCTGCTGCGCCACAGCGGTTTTGACAACGCTGCATAA
- a CDS encoding GlsB/YeaQ/YmgE family stress response membrane protein has product MGWLVTVIVGFIVGVLAKFLHPGNDNLGFIMTTILGIAGAALAGFVGEAAGLYQVGQPAGWIASTVAAVVILAVYTRFIKNRR; this is encoded by the coding sequence ATGGGCTGGTTAGTTACAGTTATCGTCGGCTTTATCGTCGGTGTTTTGGCAAAATTTCTGCACCCGGGTAACGACAATCTCGGCTTCATCATGACCACAATTCTAGGTATCGCAGGCGCTGCTTTGGCCGGCTTTGTCGGCGAAGCAGCCGGTTTGTATCAGGTTGGCCAGCCCGCAGGCTGGATTGCCTCAACTGTCGCCGCCGTCGTCATCTTGGCGGTTTACACCCGCTTCATCAAAAACCGCCGATAA
- the rpsI gene encoding 30S ribosomal protein S9: MNGKYYYGTGRRKSSVARVFLTKGTGQIIVNGRPVDEFFARETSRMVVRQPLVLTENAESFDIKVNVVGGGETGQSGAIRHGITRALIDFDAALKPALSQAGFVTRDAREVERKKPGLRKARRAKQFSKR; encoded by the coding sequence ATGAACGGTAAATACTACTACGGCACAGGCCGCCGCAAAAGTTCAGTGGCTCGTGTATTCCTGACCAAAGGCACCGGCCAAATCATCGTAAACGGCCGCCCTGTTGACGAATTTTTTGCCCGCGAAACCAGCCGCATGGTCGTCCGCCAACCGCTGGTTCTGACTGAAAACGCCGAATCTTTCGACATCAAAGTAAATGTTGTCGGCGGCGGCGAAACCGGCCAATCCGGCGCAATCCGTCACGGCATTACCCGTGCACTGATCGACTTTGACGCAGCATTGAAACCCGCTCTGTCACAAGCCGGCTTCGTTACCCGCGATGCCCGTGAAGTCGAACGTAAAAAACCGGGTCTGCGCAAAGCACGTCGCGCAAAACAATTCTCAAAACGCTAA
- the rplM gene encoding 50S ribosomal protein L13 — MKTFSAKPHEVKREWFVIDAQDKVLGRVAAEVAHRLRGKHKPEYTPHVDTGDYIIVINADKLRVTGTKFEGKKYYRHSGFPGGIYERTFREMQERFPGRALEKAVKGMLPKGPLGYAMIKKLKVYAGAEHGHAAQQPKTLELK; from the coding sequence ATGAAAACCTTTTCAGCAAAACCGCACGAGGTGAAGCGCGAATGGTTTGTCATCGACGCTCAAGACAAAGTTTTGGGTCGCGTTGCAGCCGAAGTTGCCCACCGCCTGCGTGGCAAACACAAACCCGAATACACGCCCCACGTTGACACCGGCGACTACATTATCGTAATCAACGCCGACAAACTGCGTGTAACCGGCACCAAATTCGAAGGCAAAAAATACTACCGCCACTCCGGCTTCCCCGGCGGTATCTACGAGCGCACTTTCCGCGAAATGCAAGAGCGGTTCCCCGGCCGCGCTTTGGAAAAAGCCGTTAAAGGCATGCTGCCCAAAGGCCCCTTGGGTTACGCCATGATCAAAAAGCTGAAAGTGTACGCAGGCGCCGAACACGGCCATGCTGCGCAACAGCCTAAAACTTTAGAATTGAAATAA
- a CDS encoding cell division protein ZapA, which produces MSIEQVSLDILHINLTINTPSEEKATLMQAVDLLNKKAEAIKDSGRVVGSDRIAVMAALNVVHDLLKISLKDDLAIGEFERKITDMTNACEKVLHRLD; this is translated from the coding sequence ATGAGCATCGAACAAGTCAGCCTCGACATCCTGCACATCAACCTGACCATCAACACTCCGAGCGAAGAAAAAGCCACCTTGATGCAGGCCGTTGATTTACTAAACAAAAAAGCCGAAGCCATCAAAGACAGCGGCCGCGTCGTCGGCAGCGACCGCATCGCCGTCATGGCCGCCCTCAATGTCGTGCACGATCTACTCAAAATCAGCCTGAAAGATGATTTGGCAATCGGCGAATTTGAGCGTAAAATAACCGACATGACTAATGCGTGTGAAAAAGTATTACACCGCTTAGATTAA
- a CDS encoding NAD(P)H-dependent glycerol-3-phosphate dehydrogenase: MKITVMGAGSWGTALALHFAHHGNDVALWARNAEHVATLQADRENKHALPGFAFPENLNAHAELSDALQNADLALIVTSVAGLRSSCGLLKANGAADLPVLTACKGFEQDTGLLTFQVVKEVLPDNKKIGVLSGPSFAQELAQQLPCAVVLASENKTWIEELVPQLNTNVMRLYGSSDVIGVAVGGAVKNVMAIATGLSDGLEYGLNARAALVTRGLAEITRLAVAMGAQPKTMMGLAGIGDLILTCTGALSRNRRVGLGLAEGKELHQVLVEIGHVSEGVSTIEEVFNTACKYQIDMPITQTLLQLIRKEMTPQQVVERLMERSARFE, translated from the coding sequence ATGAAAATCACCGTTATGGGCGCAGGCTCTTGGGGAACCGCGCTTGCCCTGCACTTCGCACATCACGGCAACGACGTCGCCCTCTGGGCACGCAATGCCGAACACGTCGCCACGCTCCAAGCCGATCGCGAAAACAAACACGCCCTGCCCGGCTTCGCTTTTCCTGAAAATTTAAACGCACACGCCGAATTGTCCGACGCGCTGCAAAACGCCGATTTGGCCTTAATCGTGACCTCCGTCGCCGGCCTGCGCAGCAGTTGCGGGCTCTTAAAAGCCAACGGCGCGGCAGATTTGCCCGTGCTGACCGCCTGCAAAGGTTTTGAACAGGATACCGGCCTGCTGACGTTTCAAGTGGTCAAAGAAGTTTTGCCCGACAACAAAAAAATCGGCGTCCTCTCCGGCCCCAGCTTCGCGCAGGAATTGGCACAGCAACTTCCCTGCGCTGTTGTACTCGCCTCTGAAAACAAAACCTGGATTGAAGAACTCGTACCCCAACTCAACACCAACGTAATGCGCCTTTACGGCAGCAGCGACGTCATCGGTGTCGCAGTCGGCGGCGCGGTAAAAAACGTCATGGCCATCGCCACCGGTCTTTCAGACGGCCTCGAATACGGCTTAAACGCCCGCGCTGCACTGGTTACGCGCGGTCTGGCCGAAATCACCCGCCTCGCCGTTGCCATGGGCGCACAACCCAAAACCATGATGGGTCTGGCCGGCATCGGCGACCTGATTCTAACCTGTACCGGCGCCCTCTCGCGCAACCGCCGCGTCGGCCTCGGCCTCGCCGAAGGCAAAGAGCTGCATCAGGTTTTGGTAGAAATCGGCCACGTTTCCGAAGGCGTGAGCACCATCGAAGAAGTGTTCAACACTGCCTGCAAATACCAAATCGACATGCCGATTACCCAAACCCTGCTGCAACTCATCCGCAAAGAAATGACCCCGCAGCAAGTCGTCGAGCGGCTGATGGAACGCAGCGCGCGTTTCGAATAA
- a CDS encoding cytochrome-c peroxidase: protein MNYVILKKAALSFAVLAALAACGDKAAQKADGAAASAVQSSQSSTGAAVDNSNASPEDQDLLKRAQGVFKPLPNAEEMQKIRPFTEEQVKLGHQLWYEPRLSKGNTVSCNSCHNLASAGVDNLPTSQGHKGAFGGRNSPTALNAALLDTQFWDGRAKDVEEQAGGPLLNPVEMANADEAAAAGKIANIPEYQELFKAAFPGDGAVSFKNITTAIAAFERTLLTPTKWDDYLKGNINALNEQERKGVRAFMDNGCIACHAGVNLGGSSFQKFGLVQGPYWKFIDDPKHDTGREEVTKKAEDKFFFRVPGLRNVAKTYPYFHNGSVWELDKAVKIMGQTQLGKDLPKEDVDNIVAFLGALSGSVSAEARTVPELPLSKPLESHPDNK from the coding sequence ATGAATTACGTCATCCTTAAAAAAGCGGCTCTGTCTTTTGCCGTTTTGGCCGCATTGGCGGCCTGCGGCGACAAGGCTGCGCAAAAAGCAGACGGTGCGGCGGCATCGGCTGTCCAATCGTCCCAATCTTCTACAGGTGCTGCGGTTGACAACAGCAATGCTTCGCCGGAAGACCAAGATTTGCTCAAACGTGCACAAGGTGTTTTCAAACCGCTGCCAAACGCGGAGGAAATGCAGAAAATCCGGCCGTTTACCGAGGAGCAGGTCAAACTCGGACACCAGCTTTGGTATGAGCCGCGTCTGTCGAAAGGCAATACGGTCAGCTGTAACTCCTGCCACAACCTTGCTTCTGCAGGTGTAGACAACCTGCCGACCAGCCAGGGGCACAAAGGTGCATTTGGTGGCCGCAATTCGCCGACGGCGCTGAATGCGGCGCTGTTGGATACCCAGTTTTGGGACGGCCGTGCAAAAGATGTGGAAGAGCAGGCCGGCGGCCCGCTGCTGAATCCGGTGGAAATGGCCAATGCCGATGAAGCGGCGGCGGCGGGCAAAATTGCCAATATCCCTGAATATCAGGAATTGTTTAAAGCGGCGTTTCCGGGAGACGGCGCGGTATCGTTTAAAAACATTACCACAGCCATCGCGGCATTTGAACGCACGCTGCTGACGCCGACCAAATGGGATGATTACCTGAAAGGCAATATCAATGCCTTAAACGAGCAGGAGCGCAAGGGTGTGCGCGCATTTATGGACAACGGCTGTATCGCCTGCCATGCGGGTGTGAACTTGGGCGGCAGCTCGTTCCAAAAATTCGGCTTGGTGCAGGGGCCTTACTGGAAGTTTATCGACGATCCGAAGCATGATACGGGTCGCGAGGAGGTAACCAAAAAAGCAGAAGACAAATTCTTCTTCCGCGTGCCGGGCTTGCGCAATGTGGCGAAAACGTATCCGTACTTCCACAACGGCAGCGTTTGGGAGTTGGATAAGGCGGTGAAAATCATGGGTCAGACCCAGCTGGGCAAGGACTTGCCGAAAGAGGATGTGGACAATATCGTGGCGTTCTTGGGCGCTTTGTCCGGTTCGGTTTCAGCCGAGGCGCGTACCGTGCCTGAGTTGCCGCTTTCCAAACCGCTGGAGTCGCACCCCGACAATAAATAA
- the ubiM gene encoding 5-demethoxyubiquinol-8 5-hydroxylase UbiM has translation MSVHSDILVVGAGPAGLSFAAGLAGSGLKVTLLERSPLEVLQNPPYDGREIALTHVSREIMQRLGMWDLIPKDEIYPLRDAKVLNGQSDYQLHFPAPTQARGEPADCLGFLISNHNIRKAAYEVVSELDNVTILAGTGVKEVAVSDDEAQVVLDSGEVLTAGLLLAADSRFSQTRRQLGISSDMHDYSRTMFVCRMKHTLSNQHTAFECFHYGRTIALLPLEENLTNTVITVDSDKADSVKKLSPEELAVTVKEQLKGRLGDMELVSTVHNYPLVGMIAQRFYGKRSALIGDAAVGMHPVTAHGFNLGLSGADLLSKLVLEAEQRGQDVGTASLLEKYGSKHMMHAHPIYHGTNMLLKLFTNETAPAKILRGLVLRASNNFPPLKALITKQLTG, from the coding sequence ATGAGTGTACACAGCGATATTCTCGTTGTCGGCGCAGGACCGGCAGGTTTGAGTTTTGCCGCCGGCTTGGCGGGTAGCGGTTTGAAGGTGACGTTGCTTGAACGCAGCCCGCTTGAGGTGTTGCAAAATCCGCCTTACGACGGGCGCGAGATTGCGCTGACGCATGTGTCGCGCGAAATTATGCAGCGTTTGGGGATGTGGGATTTGATTCCGAAAGATGAGATTTACCCGTTGCGCGACGCGAAAGTGTTGAACGGGCAGTCCGACTACCAGCTTCATTTTCCTGCGCCGACTCAGGCGCGCGGCGAGCCGGCGGATTGTTTGGGCTTTCTGATTTCCAACCACAATATCCGCAAGGCCGCTTATGAAGTGGTGTCCGAACTCGACAATGTGACTATTTTGGCGGGTACGGGCGTGAAAGAAGTGGCGGTTTCCGATGATGAAGCGCAGGTGGTTTTGGACAGCGGCGAAGTGCTGACCGCAGGCCTGCTCTTGGCAGCCGACAGCCGTTTCTCGCAAACCCGCCGCCAGCTCGGCATTTCGTCGGATATGCACGATTACAGCCGAACGATGTTCGTCTGCCGTATGAAACATACCTTGTCAAACCAGCATACGGCGTTTGAATGTTTCCACTACGGCCGTACCATCGCGCTCTTGCCGCTTGAAGAAAATCTAACCAATACCGTGATCACGGTGGATAGCGATAAGGCCGATTCCGTCAAAAAACTCAGCCCCGAGGAGTTGGCGGTGACGGTGAAAGAACAGCTCAAAGGCCGTTTAGGCGATATGGAGCTGGTCAGCACGGTTCACAATTATCCGTTGGTCGGCATGATTGCCCAGCGTTTTTACGGCAAGCGCAGCGCGTTGATCGGTGATGCGGCGGTCGGCATGCACCCCGTTACCGCGCACGGTTTCAACTTGGGTTTGTCCGGCGCGGATCTGCTGTCCAAGCTGGTGTTGGAAGCAGAGCAGCGCGGTCAGGATGTCGGCACGGCTTCGTTGCTGGAAAAATACGGCAGCAAACACATGATGCACGCCCATCCGATTTATCACGGCACCAATATGCTGCTGAAACTGTTTACCAACGAAACCGCCCCCGCTAAAATTCTGCGCGGCTTGGTTTTGCGCGCCAGCAACAATTTCCCGCCGCTGAAAGCGTTGATTACCAAACAGTTGACGGGTTAG